From the Flavobacterium galactosidilyticum genome, one window contains:
- the trpB gene encoding tryptophan synthase subunit beta: MSYNVNEKGYYGEFGGAYIPEMLYPNVEELRQNYLKITAEPDFQAEFDALLKDYVGRPTPLYFAERLSQKYNTKIYLKREDLCHTGAHKVNNTIGQILLAKRLGKTRIIAETGAGQHGVATATVCALMGLQCIVYMGEIDIKRQAPNVARMKMLGAEVRPALSGSKTLKDATNEAIRDWINNPVDTYYIIGSVVGPHPYPDMVARFQSVISKEIKEQLLEKEGRENPDYVIACVGGGSNAAGTYYHFLDNEDVNIIAVEAAGLGVHSGESAATSALGKVGVIHGSKTLLMQSTDGQITEPYSISAGLDYPGVGPMHAHLFASGRATFISITDEQAMNFGLQLSKMEGIIPAIESAHAFAVLDEMQFKPEDVVVINLSGRGDKDLNTYIDYFKL; encoded by the coding sequence ATGTCATACAACGTAAACGAAAAAGGCTATTATGGAGAATTTGGAGGAGCCTACATTCCAGAAATGTTATATCCAAATGTAGAAGAATTGCGCCAGAATTATTTAAAAATAACAGCTGAACCAGATTTTCAAGCAGAATTTGATGCGCTGTTAAAAGATTATGTAGGTCGTCCTACGCCGCTGTATTTTGCGGAACGACTTTCCCAGAAATACAATACTAAAATCTATCTAAAACGAGAGGATTTGTGTCATACTGGAGCGCATAAAGTCAATAACACGATTGGACAAATTCTTCTCGCTAAACGATTAGGCAAAACTAGAATCATTGCTGAAACTGGAGCTGGTCAGCACGGTGTTGCTACGGCAACCGTTTGCGCGCTTATGGGATTGCAATGTATTGTGTACATGGGCGAAATTGATATTAAACGTCAGGCGCCAAATGTAGCGCGTATGAAAATGCTAGGAGCCGAAGTTCGTCCCGCTCTTTCAGGTTCAAAAACCCTAAAAGATGCTACAAATGAAGCCATTCGTGATTGGATTAACAATCCCGTTGACACCTATTATATCATAGGATCTGTAGTAGGACCTCATCCTTATCCTGATATGGTAGCTCGTTTTCAAAGCGTAATTTCTAAGGAGATTAAAGAACAATTATTAGAGAAAGAAGGTCGTGAAAACCCTGATTACGTGATTGCTTGTGTAGGTGGCGGAAGCAATGCTGCTGGAACCTATTATCATTTTCTAGACAATGAGGATGTCAATATTATAGCTGTTGAAGCAGCAGGTTTAGGCGTTCATTCTGGCGAAAGTGCCGCTACGTCAGCCCTAGGAAAAGTGGGTGTCATTCACGGAAGTAAAACGCTATTAATGCAGTCAACTGATGGCCAAATCACAGAGCCCTACTCGATTTCGGCAGGATTAGACTATCCAGGTGTTGGCCCTATGCACGCTCATTTATTCGCTTCTGGAAGAGCAACTTTTATCTCAATTACTGATGAACAAGCTATGAATTTTGGACTGCAATTATCTAAAATGGAAGGAATTATTCCCGCTATCGAGAGTGCTCACGCCTTTGCAGTTCTCGACGAAATGCAATTCAAACCAGAGGATGTCGTTGTCATCAATCTGTCCGGTCGTGGCGATAAAGATTTGAACACCTATATTGATTATTTCAAATTATAA
- a CDS encoding anthranilate synthase component II has product MKKIVVIDNYDSFTYNLVHYLEDLNCDVTVYRNDAFELEELASFDKILLSPGPGIPDEAGLLKDVIRHYASTKSILGVCLGQQAIGEVFGGTLSNLDKVYHGVATIVKKSVTDEHLFDGLADEFEVGRYHSWVVDANLPEVLEATSYEENGQVMSLRHKTYDVRGVQFHPESVLTPNGKQILKNWVNS; this is encoded by the coding sequence ATGAAAAAAATAGTAGTCATAGACAATTACGATAGTTTTACTTATAATTTAGTTCACTATTTAGAAGATTTAAATTGCGACGTAACAGTCTACCGAAACGATGCATTTGAATTGGAAGAGCTCGCCTCTTTTGATAAAATTTTATTATCTCCAGGACCTGGAATTCCAGATGAAGCGGGCTTATTAAAAGACGTTATTCGTCATTATGCTTCCACCAAAAGTATTTTAGGGGTTTGCTTAGGGCAGCAGGCTATTGGCGAAGTTTTTGGCGGCACCTTATCCAATTTAGACAAAGTATACCACGGCGTTGCCACTATCGTAAAAAAATCGGTAACCGATGAACATTTATTTGATGGTTTGGCGGATGAATTTGAAGTAGGACGCTACCATTCGTGGGTAGTTGATGCCAATTTACCTGAAGTGTTAGAAGCGACTTCGTATGAAGAAAACGGACAAGTGATGTCATTGCGTCACAAAACGTATGATGTTCGTGGTGTGCAATTTCATCCAGAAAGTGTTTTAACACCCAATGGAAAACAGATTTTAAAAAACTGGGTAAATAGTTAG
- the trpC gene encoding indole-3-glycerol phosphate synthase TrpC, producing MNILDKIIIDKKREVILKKSIIPISQLEASVFFEKKTISLSSTLKNSNSGIIAEHKRRSPSKAEINYSFTVEEVVKGYEDAGACGISVLTDGKYFGGSLDDLLLARATVNLPLLRKEFIVDEYQILEAKAHGADLILLIAAVLTREEIKSLSEFAKNLGLEVLLEVHNQEELEKSIMPTLDMIGVNNRNLKTFEVSLDFSKQLASQIPTDFVKISESGISSIEAINELKPFGFKGFLIGENFMKTDNAGKAAKEFIQNLNKI from the coding sequence ATGAATATACTTGACAAAATAATAATTGACAAAAAAAGAGAAGTCATTCTCAAAAAATCAATCATACCTATTTCACAACTAGAAGCTTCTGTTTTCTTCGAAAAAAAGACCATTTCTTTGAGCAGTACTTTAAAAAATAGCAATTCAGGAATAATTGCAGAACACAAACGTCGTTCTCCTTCAAAAGCGGAAATAAACTATAGTTTTACCGTTGAGGAAGTGGTTAAAGGATATGAGGACGCAGGCGCTTGTGGAATTTCAGTTTTAACTGACGGGAAGTATTTTGGTGGCTCGCTAGACGATTTACTTTTGGCACGAGCCACAGTAAATCTTCCGTTATTACGAAAAGAATTTATTGTTGATGAATACCAAATACTAGAAGCTAAAGCGCACGGAGCCGATTTAATTCTCCTAATCGCAGCAGTTTTGACCAGAGAAGAAATTAAATCGCTATCGGAATTTGCAAAAAATTTAGGTTTAGAAGTTCTTTTAGAAGTTCACAATCAGGAAGAATTAGAAAAATCTATTATGCCAACATTAGATATGATTGGAGTTAATAATAGAAATCTAAAAACCTTCGAAGTAAGTTTAGATTTTAGCAAACAACTTGCTTCTCAAATTCCAACTGATTTTGTTAAAATTTCTGAAAGCGGCATCTCGTCGATCGAAGCGATCAATGAATTAAAACCTTTTGGTTTTAAAGGATTCTTGATAGGAGAAAACTTCATGAAAACGGATAACGCAGGAAAAGCAGCTAAAGAATTTATTCAAAACTTAAATAAAATATAA
- the trpD gene encoding anthranilate phosphoribosyltransferase: MKNILNRLINHETLSKEEAKNVLVNISNGSYNTSQIASFLTVYMMRSVSIEELSGFREALLDLCIRIDLSEYNTIDLCGTGGDGKDTFNISTLASFVAAGAGIKVAKHGNYGLSSISGSSNVMEKLGIKFSNDADFLERSMDQAGIAILHAPLFHPAMKNVGPIRKELAVKTFFNMVGPMVNPSFPQNQLVGVFNLELARMYAYLYQNTAVNFTILHSLDGYDEVSLTGSTKLITSDREGMLNPEDFGVSLLAQSQIEGGRTIDESAQLFIDIISGKGTEAQNNVVCANAAMAIATVTKCSPLEGFQIANESLLSGKAHLSLKKLQELSR; this comes from the coding sequence ATGAAAAACATATTAAATAGATTAATAAATCACGAAACGCTATCGAAAGAAGAGGCAAAAAATGTATTGGTCAATATTTCTAACGGAAGCTATAATACCAGCCAGATTGCCTCATTTCTCACTGTGTATATGATGCGCAGCGTGAGCATCGAGGAACTGTCGGGATTCCGTGAAGCATTATTAGATTTGTGTATTCGCATCGATTTATCAGAATATAATACTATAGATTTATGCGGAACAGGCGGTGATGGAAAAGATACGTTCAATATATCCACATTGGCATCTTTTGTAGCAGCGGGAGCCGGAATAAAAGTAGCGAAACATGGAAACTATGGTCTTTCTTCCATTTCCGGTTCGAGCAATGTAATGGAAAAACTAGGAATCAAATTCAGTAATGATGCTGATTTTCTAGAACGAAGTATGGATCAAGCAGGAATTGCTATTTTGCACGCTCCTCTATTTCACCCAGCCATGAAAAACGTAGGTCCTATTAGAAAAGAATTAGCGGTAAAAACCTTTTTTAATATGGTTGGACCAATGGTAAATCCATCATTTCCACAGAATCAATTGGTAGGCGTTTTCAATCTGGAACTGGCTAGAATGTACGCTTATTTATACCAAAATACAGCTGTTAATTTCACCATATTGCATTCGCTTGACGGTTATGATGAAGTTTCTTTAACGGGATCAACAAAGCTTATTACAAGTGATAGAGAAGGAATGTTGAACCCAGAAGATTTTGGTGTTTCGCTTTTGGCGCAAAGCCAAATTGAAGGTGGAAGAACTATTGATGAATCGGCGCAATTATTTATTGATATAATTTCAGGAAAAGGTACCGAAGCGCAAAACAATGTGGTTTGTGCCAATGCAGCAATGGCAATTGCTACCGTTACAAAATGCAGTCCTTTAGAAGGATTTCAAATAGCGAATGAAAGTTTACTATCTGGAAAGGCTCATTTATCTTTGAAGAAATTACAAGAGTTGAGTAGATAA
- a CDS encoding lipocalin-like domain-containing protein, with protein MKKNILFLAVLAVVTACNSEKKNNQLEGTWRLISAEVTEKDSSYSTFDSSTKMIKIINDSHFAFFNHDLHQGKDSTKAVFFAGAGKYTLKDSIYTEHLDYFNNRQWENNKFEFVVTISNDTLTQIGTEKLENLGINRIINEKYVREKN; from the coding sequence ATGAAAAAAAACATATTATTTTTAGCCGTATTGGCGGTAGTTACAGCCTGCAATTCTGAGAAAAAAAACAATCAGTTGGAAGGTACCTGGCGACTCATTTCTGCAGAAGTTACGGAGAAAGATAGCTCTTATTCTACGTTTGATTCGTCAACTAAAATGATAAAAATTATCAACGATTCGCATTTTGCTTTTTTCAATCACGATCTACATCAAGGAAAAGATAGTACTAAGGCCGTTTTTTTTGCTGGAGCAGGGAAATACACTTTGAAAGACAGTATTTATACCGAACATCTAGACTATTTCAACAATCGTCAGTGGGAAAATAATAAATTTGAATTTGTAGTGACAATTTCGAACGATACGCTGACTCAAATTGGAACTGAAAAATTAGAAAACTTAGGCATAAACCGTATTATTAACGAAAAATATGTGAGAGAGAAAAACTAA
- a CDS encoding phosphoribosylanthranilate isomerase produces MKKNTNHQDTSANSTLASSGVGIKICGMKHPDNILEVAMLLPDYMGFIFWEKSARYFDGVIQELPKSIKKVGVFVNETIEVILAKVIQYDLQVIQLHGSESAEFCLNLKQEIKNLKEVEIKIIKVFSIIDTFDFEVLKPFEAICDYFLFDTKGKLPGGNGTTFDWKVLENYPSTKPFFLSGGIGINELDSVNELFKTNLPIHAIDVNSKFEIEAGLKNIQLCQDAMYRIAKI; encoded by the coding sequence ATGAAAAAAAATACAAACCATCAAGATACTTCGGCTAACTCCACTTTGGCGAGCTCTGGGGTGGGGATTAAAATCTGCGGTATGAAACACCCTGATAATATTCTCGAAGTAGCCATGCTTCTACCCGATTATATGGGATTTATATTTTGGGAAAAATCAGCTCGCTATTTTGATGGAGTGATTCAGGAATTGCCTAAATCTATTAAAAAAGTAGGTGTATTTGTCAATGAAACAATCGAAGTTATTTTGGCAAAAGTCATACAATATGATTTACAAGTCATTCAGTTACACGGCAGTGAATCAGCTGAGTTTTGTTTAAATTTGAAACAAGAAATTAAAAATCTCAAAGAAGTCGAGATTAAAATTATAAAAGTATTCTCAATTATTGATACATTTGATTTTGAAGTATTAAAACCATTTGAAGCTATTTGTGACTATTTCCTTTTTGATACTAAAGGGAAATTACCAGGAGGAAACGGAACAACATTCGATTGGAAAGTACTAGAAAATTATCCATCGACAAAACCGTTCTTTTTGAGTGGAGGAATTGGAATCAACGAATTAGATAGCGTAAATGAACTATTTAAAACAAACTTACCTATTCACGCCATCGATGTCAATAGCAAATTCGAAATCGAAGCAGGATTAAAAAATATACAATTATGTCAAGATGCAATGTATCGCATTGCTAAAATATAA